The following nucleotide sequence is from Apium graveolens cultivar Ventura chromosome 4, ASM990537v1, whole genome shotgun sequence.
GGTTTGTATTCTCGTTTTAATACTTTATTGTAATTGTCTACAACTAAATTTTCATTTCCCATAATTATCTTCATTTGTAACATGTATGTATACACTGTTTGCATGTTTCATATGAAAAGATTATCTTGGGCTCTTCCTCAATGGCTAGAAGAAAGATTCTTGGAGACATGGGTTATGAATTCACCATCATGGTATGTTCTTTTTtgtttggtaaaaatttggttTTATTTCTCAGCATTTAAAAGTGACATTGGCCTTTTAAAAGATTAATTGAAGCATTAATTTGCTGATTAGAGTGCAGATATAGATGAGAAAGCCATTAGGATGGAAAAGCCTGAGGATTTGGTTGTGGCTTTAGCCGAGGCCAAGGTACGGAGATTTTCGCAAAATATCAAATTATTTTGCGAAAAATGTCTTATTAGTACGGAGATTTTTAATGAACTCCTTAAGCTGAAAGGATGGTAATTGTTACCTTCTGAATTTGATTATGTGTTTTAACTTTAGGCAGATGCTATCATATCGAGATTAAAGACTATGGATGAATACGATGAGGATGCTAGCTCCAAAGAGCCCACATTGTTGATCACTGCAGACACAGTATGCTATTACTATATattgttttatatatttttttcatattcTTTGGCACATAACTTTGGTTGCCCGTATACAATGGCCGATAACATTGTTACTAAATCAGAAACAATTTGCATTTGTTGCTAATTAAGAGAAAGAAGCAATACTATTTATCTGTTGTTTGTCACaaacaaaatgaatttaaatTGAGATATAAGGAGTACCCATGTGGTGGCAAAGGTGCTCTTATTGCTTAGATACTAGATAGGTCTAGATTTTAATTCTCATCCCACCCTCCCCTACGCATAAAAATGTCAAAAAAAACACATATTATTCTAAAAAGAAATAGAAGGATACAGAGGGGTACTGTTTAACTGATGATCAAACATTAGACAAGGAATTGTAGATGACTAATACCTCGTTAGGTAGACATTACAAGTTTTAATCAAGGGAAAAGTCTATCAGTATCACTTAACTGCTCTGTCATTATCTGTGCTACAGAAATCTATATCTAGACTGTATTTACTATTTAGGTTTCCACTTTCCAGCCAGAATTTAATCATGCTTTTGACAGTAATGAGGCTATACATGAGCTCTGTAATTCATATTGCATAAAATGTAATCATCCATGTAATTCTAGCCAATCAATGCTCATTGTGTCAATGCCCATGGCTCTTCTTCAAGTCGTGCTGGTTGAACTGCTTAAGGTTTAAAGTGGTATTGTAAAGTGATGTTAGTAGAGAGCATGAACCAGACATTTAGTGTTTATTTTTAGGATGCCTACACTTAATGATGTTttcttaataataataatagtattaataataataataaaataatattaattagaAATGTAGCAGAAAGGCGTAAATGAGTGTTCCTTCTGTTCTTTGCCTTTATTTGGGTGCATAACCCTTGGTAAATTTCTCCTCCGCCCAAGATAGAATATTATGTTAAGTCTTACCTGACAACTGATTGATATTGAGGTGGTGGTGTATGAAGGGACAGTCAGAGAAAAACCATCAGACAAGAAAGAAGCTCGCCAATTTATCAAAGGTAAGCTACATTGACTTCTTTAGTTCTATATATTACATAGTTTAAAACTTGTGGTGGAACTTGTTTTACAGGATATTCTGGTGGTCAGGCCTCAGTAGTCGGATCTGTTGTAGTGAGCAACCTTACTACTGGGAAAAGAACGAGAGGATGGGATAGGTGCGAGGTAAGTATATATGTAACTTGTATGGTGTATTCTTCAAAGTATCTCTGTTGAATATTAAGGTAATTTTTAAGCTCTGATAATTTTAATTTGAGGTTCTCTAACTAGCTACCATGTTGCAGGTTTATTTTCATGAAATACCCGATGAAGTTATCGATAGCCTGGTAAATACCAAAAAGTTGTGACACTTACATATTCAGATTATTTTCATATTGGCATCAATATTTTGTAATATCCTATGCTAGGTCGAGGAGGAAATTATGCTTAAGGTTGCTGGTGGTTTGACAATTGAACATCCATTGACACTACCCCTTATTGACACAGTGGTTAGCTCTTCTCCCTTTCTGATATTTGTAGGACAGTATGAGAATGTAGGTGTCAACGTGCTAATTTGCTTGGACAGATTTACTGTCCTATATATGATTGGGCTGTTACATGCTCACTATTTTGCATTGGCAATTATTCATTATTTCTAGTGACATATTTCcttttaaataaaaatagtaTATGAAACTTGTATTTGCATCACTCCAACAGAAATTGCGTATTATGACATTTTTAAAGAAGGTTTCGTTTTCTCCCCTTTTTAATCCTAATATCTTACTTTTAATTTTTTGTTCTGCTTGTCAATGCTGGCCACAGATTTTAAATTTTTACAAGATATACCACCTAAAATGTGCCGCATACAGGTTACCAGTTAAAACTAACAAAAGCATCTGATATGTGTCATGGTTTTGCAGGTAGGTTCCTTTGACAGCGTTATGGGACTCTCAAAATCTCTCGCAGAAAAACTCATTCAAGAAGCCCTTTAGCGTAACTTGCCTATTTTAGGTTCACATGCCATGTAAACTGTAACTTTGTAGGCTCGAACCAGAATTTTAGCAAGCTCTCGAGTCTTCGTGTTTATGGTTTGCAGTTTCACATTGACTGCTAAGTTAAAttgttttttttttcattttcagaAGTGATTGACAAACTCCTAATTATTTTTGTGCGGATTTGCACATGGTCGATCATGTTTACTTCTTTTTAGCAGTTCTGTCACTTGAGTATATCTTTTGGTCATGTAATGCTTATTATGAAGCTGCAGAGAAATAGTATTTAGTTCTGACAGTGTGATCAACTTTTATCAATTCTACAGATTCTCTGCTCACTCGATAAAGAAATATTCCTTAGTGAGTGGATATCATACTCTATTTTGATTGCTTTTATTCAACAGATAATGAAATGAGACCAGTTTCCAGACTAGAAGATAGTTTGCATAGGTAACACCAGTTGTGTGTTTTTCATATAAGTGCAGTGTAAGATCCCATTAGAATTTTGATGCTTTTAGCAATCAGTCATCATAATTTTACAGGATACATTCTCAAGTTTGGAATACAATAAAGTAGCTTACCCTGTACTAATTCAGCTTGCAGGGGTCGCAAGTGTGACAGACACAGGAGTCAGCGCAGGGCCTGATTTTTCATTCATATCATGGTAGAGCATGTCATCAGATCCCCAGTATTTAGCAGTTTTAACATCTTCCTCAGCCATCAGTCTTGAAAACTCTTCATGGTCATATTTCAAGGATGCTTTCCCCCCAAACTCACTTGGTAGGTTTTCGGCATCAAAAAATGATTTCATTACCTCTGCACTCTGCTTGTTGTTAGGGTAAACGAATTTAATCTTCTCAAATGTTTTCG
It contains:
- the LOC141717826 gene encoding uncharacterized protein LOC141717826, whose product is MSAQTSPFKIILGSSSMARRKILGDMGYEFTIMSADIDEKAIRMEKPEDLVVALAEAKADAIISRLKTMDEYDEDASSKEPTLLITADTVVVYEGTVREKPSDKKEARQFIKGYSGGQASVVGSVVVSNLTTGKRTRGWDRCEVYFHEIPDEVIDSLVEEEIMLKVAGGLTIEHPLTLPLIDTVVGSFDSVMGLSKSLAEKLIQEAL